Genomic segment of Salvia splendens isolate huo1 chromosome 12, SspV2, whole genome shotgun sequence:
AATTTATGGAAAATACCTAAATTCACCCCATTAAAAACCAATGTCTTTATTTTAAGTATATAATttgcaaaatttcaaaaaaatattattggatTAAGTTCGGACCAACTTTATTGGATTGTAGACTATTTTGCTCAGGTTTATTTGGGTTaagattttataattataaacttTTAACCCCAACTCTAGTAGGCCAAATTCCACGAAAGTATGTCATGGGAGAAgttatccgccatttgtacccgaaaaaaaaacatttccagtGATAggaaagacgcatgacgctctcGCGTGTATCCATATTAAACACGCGTTACGCTCATGCgtgttttaattaaacacgcgATTTGCTCATGCGTGTTTTAATTTATACATGCGATAAGCTAATGCTTGTTTGAATGAATGAAATTACGAGGCTTCTGCCCTCTTCCTCACTACCAGTTTCTGCCCTCTTCCTCACTCCCAGCGCTCCTCCTCTCTGCACGGTGATAAGCTGCGAAATCGTCATATAGCCGACGAAAATTGAAGTGAATCCGACATATAGCTGCTCCCATTCCTCTTTTAAGCGTTGTTAGGTAAGATTTTACCCTTAATTTCGATTTTAGTTGGTTATTATAGATTTAGGGTTCATGATTTGAAATTTttggttgaattattgaatttgtcaattattgaaattggtgtcgaatttttcttgaattattgaaattggcGGCGAATGTTTgttaaaatattgaaattggTGTCGAATTTTTGTTGAAATATTGAAATTGGTTTCGAATGTTTGGTGTTGCGATGAATTTGtgatgaatttggtgttgaattgATGAAAGAGACATGTTGggatgaatttggtgttgaaattgggttgaatttggtgttgaaattGGTGATGAATttgttgttgaatttggtgttgaattgTGATGAAAGACATGTTGggatgaatttggtgttgaaattgggatgaatttggtgttgaaatttgtgatgaatttggtgttgaaattGGGATGAATTTGTGATGAATTTGGTGTCGAATGTTGTTAATTGTTGATTATATTAGGATGTCGCGATATGGACCAGAAGATCCTTCTGTATTGCATTATCAGCACAGTCATATATCTCGCAAGGCGTGGGCAGGTGAGGAAACAACTCCTTTCAATATTCGGCGCTTTGAGGGCCATTTTTGGGAAATAGATAATCATCACAGACGCGTGATTGATTATGTCTGCAGATTTGGTTTCGATAGGGTTTTTTACTGTGGGAAGGCTCTAGATGTAGATCATGCTTTGATCACAGCTTTggttgaacgttggaggccagagacacaTACATTCCATCTTCTCGTAGGAGAAGCTACTATTACATTACAGGTCGTTCAAGTATTATGGGCTCTACGTGTAGATGGAGTACCCTTTACAGGAAATGGGTATTGTGAATCTGGGTGGAAGAGTTTATGTGATGAACTGTTGGGCTTCTATCCCCTTCAAAGGGAGATGAAGGAAAACAGTATCTTGGCATCGGCTTTAATACATAGGATGTCGATTGAACCGTTAGAAGATGGTTTGGAAGACGAGGCCTACATTCAACGGACACGTATGATTGTGCTTGTGCTATTGGGAGGGTTTATATACCAGCGTACTGGTGAATCCAAACATCTGTATGGTATCGGGAATCAACATGACTAAAGAGGTCATCACTACGTTCTTATCAGAACCATCTAAACCGGaacaattatcagaaccatctgaaccatcataaCCATCACATGTCACATTTGGTACATCTAGTTGTTCATCAACCTCCCTCCCAAATGTGTTGAATTCAAAGCTATGATATTCATCATCCCTCCTAGATGTCCCGACATCAAAACTATGATAATCATCTCTCATAGACGTTCCAACATCATGCTAAGTGATAGGTGGTTCAAATTGCAACGCAGTAGTCACAggagtatattcaataaaaagttcaatttgACGTGAATtttcagcaaacatatactccaacaaattatCATCCACTGGTGTAGCTATATAATTCACCACTCCACTAAAAACCACCGGATGTCTCCATGTTAAATCAATCGTATGTGCATCCAAATCAATTCCAATTTTCACACATATCATTGAAACTAGCTGATAATAAGATatcttttcattcaatataataaatgattttgcacgagggggatcataagcaacacccaaacctgggagctgaataattttcacatcccaatataaactcacaaacaccATCAAACCTGCAAAATAAGTACGACAAAACATCATATActctaaattcaaccaaattcaacaaaaaaatttaaaaccatGAACCCTAAATTTTATACCCAACTAAAATATACCAATAATAATCGAAACTAAGGGTAGAatacctaacaacacttcaaaTTGGAATGGGAGCAGCTAAATGTCGGATTAGGGTTCGATTTTTGCTGGTTGGGATGAATGGGGCGACGAAGCAGAATCAGTTTTCGTGTTATGTGAGAGGCAGAGAAGCAACCTGGACTGATTTTTGTATCCAAGGGAGACACGCATCAGCCTGATGCGTGTATGTTTAGAGACGCGATAGCAGAATGCGTGTTTCTTTTTAGAGACGCGAGAGGAAGATGCGTCTATAAGTAAACACGCGATAAGCTCACGCGTCTTTCCCCTctctggaaactttttttttttgcggGAACAAACGACGGATACTACCTCCCAGGAGGTAGTTTCTTGGAATTTGGCCAACtctagtactccatccgtcccggcttaagcgagacgtttctattttgatacaagaatttaggtagtgttgtttagtgaattaaattattgatagtaaagtaaaagagagagtaaagtaagaaagagagaaaaaagtaagagagaagataaagtaagaaagagaaagaaggaattaaagtaagagagaggataaagtaagaaaaagaaagaataaagtaagagatatgataAATTAGAAGAGATGATATGATAAAGTAGGTGAGCGGAGTGAGGCGATTGTTGCcaaaaaagaaacgcctcacttAGATCTCAATTGGGACGTACTAAAAAGGAATACATCTCACTTAGgctgagacggagggagtaattgattTTTCACTCTTAATGTATTTTTTCTTATTATCGACTTTTATTCTTGGGATTTCAGTGACTAATCCTTGTGcagtttgttattttattttctcgtcTTCTTTCTAAGTTTGAAATATGTTTCAAAgtacatttcttttatttttcgaataaatttttctctatttatttgtaattaaatgaaaaattactCCGCATTATGcagtaatttatagtactattattttaattcaaaattaaataattagatGAATGAtccatctttttttttattcttaatgTCAAAAATTTTCTGTCACtacttgaaaattttcaaagatCGCAGCCCTAATTTAACGAACTAGCGCCGGCCGATGGCGTTCAAATGGAAATCGGTGTTCGACGTTTCCGCCATTAAATCCGATTTCGAGGTAGCCGGTTTAAACCCTAACTTCATTCCCCAAATCTGGAAACACGTCTTGAAAAATCCTGATTGCCGATGGGATGATATTCCTTCTCTGCCTTCCGCTGCTTACCATCTCCTCGATTCCAAGTTCAAACCCTCCACCTCTACTGTCCATGCCGCCATAGATTCTTCCGACCTCGTCACCACTAAGCTCCTCATCAAATTGCAGGTAACTGCCATCAGTTTTGTTTAATTTGCTTTTTTCTGAACTCTTCTGCTTATAATCTGTCGGAGGTCTACTGTGATTGTATATTTCGATTCACAGGATGAGGAAAGATTTCGTCTTTGCTCTGTTTGTCTCTAAATAGCTGGTTCTGAAAAGTAATTTCCTACATTCTGATGCTTTATTTGACAATTGAGGTCAAATCCATGGGTTTCACTTGTAAATGGAGTTGTGAGAACCAGTGCTACACATgaatacttaattaattacGAATTTGATCATTCTAAAGAGACTTGGACTTTAGTGTTCTCCTATGTGAATGAAATTTGTGTTATGGAATTATGATTGCGTTTTTATACGCTATTATAGGCCTTGTTGGGACATATCTTTGGTGTTTTCGTGCTATGTTTTGCATGAAAAAGCTTAGAATGATTGTACTGAATCATAAGAAGAACCGGATATATTTGGTTATAGTATGTTTTTAGGAGAACATAGCCTGTATCTTATCTGAGTTTGTTCACGAGACactttttagttacattttctTGGTTGGTTTAGATGCATGAATGACATTAGGTTCTGTTCTGTTGTTGCTAGAATGGAGAATTTGTGGAGGCTGTGGTAATGAGATATGATACTCGATTGGGTAAATATGATGGGAAACCTCGTCTTGGTGGTCCTAGGTCAACCTTGTGCGTATCCTCTCAGGTAACTGTTGTGGAACATGGGATCACAAATTTATAAGTTGCCtactctgtgtgcagctgaacaTTTCTATACAGCAATAATGTTATTGTTATTGTAGGTCGGGTGCAAGATGGGTTGCAATTTTTGTGCAACAGGAAGCATGGGATTTAAGAGCAATCTGACATCGGGGGAAATTCTGGAACAGTTAGTTCATGCATCGCGCATATCAGCTATACGCAACGTTGTCTTTATGGTATAAACTTATTAAAATAACACATGTTAGCATCCCACTGAATTGTTTAGTGCTTTACTGGTAACTAACTGTTAACTCGATATCTCCTGACTTTCATGTGGAGGAAGTAACTGGTGTTATTTTGAGTTCTCTGGAGTTGAGTAGATTATGCTAAAATGTTTGTATGAAGTAACATGCAGACTAACTTTACCTTTTTTGCAAACTGCAGCAATGGGCTCAATATATTGCTTTAGTTATGCTCTTGTTTATCCATCAAAAGTCAAAGAAGATCATTCCATTTGTTATAGGTGTGATTGTTGTGTGGGCTTAATTTTGAACTGATGTCATTTTTATATCATTATTTGTTGTGAGCAGGGAATGGGAGAACCTCTAAATAACTACTCGGCAGTGGTGGATGCTATTAGAGCCATGACAGCTTTTCCTTTCCAGCTGTCTCCCAAGAAAATTACTCTCTCAACGGTGCGTACATTTATTCTCATGATCAATGTCTTTCATGcttatctttttttatatactacCTATTTCTGGATCTCTTGGTTATTTTTGCACTGGGTTAGTTCCACGAAGTTTCTCATAATTGCATCGGAAGTGACAACTTGACTCGGTCACTTTGTTTGGCACAATCTTTGCTTGATTTTGATTAATTGCAAAATTGTGCATAGGTTGGCATAATACATGGTATTAACAAGTTGCAGAAAGACATGCCAAACTTGAATCTAGCAGTCTCACTGCATGCACCAGTTCAAGAGATCCGCTGTCAGATTATGCCTGCTGCTAGGGCTTTCCCTCTGGAAAGACTAATGAATGCATTACGAGAATATCAGACTACCAGGTGTCATTTTTTCTCAATTTGCCAACCTCTCATGACCacctcatttttcatttttattagaGATGATTAGAGTAACTCATTCGATTTTTCTGTAGTCAGCAAAAGATATTGATCGAGTACATAATGCTTGACGCTGTCAATGATGAGGAGCAGCACGCTCACCAGCTTGGCAAACTGCTTGAGACATTGCAATCGGTAACCTTCAATGTGCTAAGTTGCAATATCTGCTCATTTTTTGAGGTCTCATCCACTGCTCTAATGCCATTCTCTGATTTCACGCAGGTTGTAAACTTGATACCTTTTAATCCGATCGGTTCTTTAAGCTGTTATAGTACCAGTGATGGTCAGAAAGTcatcaaatttcaaaaaatactTAGAGGCACTTACAACATCCGTACAACAATTCGTAAGCAAATGGGCCAAGACATAAGTGGAGCTTGCGGCCAGCTTGTAATAAAAAAGCCAGATATCTTAACAGACATTGAAGATCTCCGTATTTGATTTTCCAGGTTTGAGCTCTTCATTCATACACACCTGATGAAGCATCACTAGATTCAGAAACTGTTTCTGTTGGCCTTCATAAACTTCATGATTCGAACTTTAACTTGCATCAGTTTACGTGATCCTCCAAAGCCAGAATTTAATGTTTGACCGCATTCACATTTGCTCGTCTCTACTTTAGGACTGCCTGATGTTGATATGGATTACTTGACTAGTGACACCGGACAAATATGCGATCTGGGTGCTTTCGTGCTGTGGAGTAAAGCATAGCCTAGTGAATCAAGAGTGAACTAGGTCGAAATCGTTCCATGATCGATGAGATATTATTAAGTCGATTATCAGTAGGCAATGTATCAAAAGCTTTCTTACTATCTCTTTGTTGTCCTAGTTATAGGTCATATCTTAATCaagtaatttcattttatttgccGCAATAATCTTATTTAAATCTTCATTCGATATAATATAAACGACAAGACGATTAATTTTTCGAAAGAGAGATCTGTTTAcatcaagtaaataaatagtTGATGTTTGAGACTTTGAGCTAAAAGTTAGAGATAACCAAGGGTTGCAACTTagaaatatactactacttgcTATGTTAAATACTCCTTTGTTATTTACTTTAGCATAACATTGAATTTACATTTGTATACCATTTAACTTACACCAGCATAATATAAATTGCGAAAATCATGTTAGTTTCATaacttatttaaaataaattgaacCACCACGATATTTACTTCAGTATATTTTTCGAATTAtaataactctatatatattttggccatttttttatttatgttataATTAAAGAAGTGGACATATTATAAAGAAGAAATTGAGCAAAACAAAATAGTATTATTGTAAAAAATTGAAGCGAAATTATTATATAGCCTAGTTATAAATTTAAAAGTCCTAATAATgaattattatctataaaatttaagtttaaaaataaaaataattatagaacGTAATCGGCACTGGAATAAACACTAATAATTGTTACTCCACAAAATTAAACCAAAACATATAAACAactgaaattaaagaaaaaaatttgaaaggaaaaaaattaaaatggaacACAATGTTTGATACAGTACATCTCAAAGTGAAACATTCGATCTGTTATTAAAATTGTTACTAACATAGCAATAttccagttttttttttttttaattttaaaaagggaaatgtcaaaTGCCAGAGAATCCAAATGTAAATCAATGACcaattttgtttataaaatcgATTTCAGTCAATAACACATAATTAGGGTGTGggtttttccttatttttttagTGTATTTCATGTAtaatttgcatattttgtatgttaaattgacgaaatattaaattataatcataaatgtaCACATAACATGTTTTGATCAATGATATATGAagctcaaaataaaaattaaatcctCCCTGACCactaaacaaaaattaaatcaatgtaCACATaacatgttttatttttttcatactttattcgCATTCCATTCAactcataaaattaaacaatttttttgAAACTTGTGCTAAGTCAAATTAGCTCTTTAAAttaatggtggacggaggaagtaattcATTTTGAACTCTACTGATTTTAGTTCAACTACACACCACTACacatattcattgttttattagTACATATACACATGCTTCTTTGTACTAATTCAGTTTAAACCGCTCAATCTTGAATTGTAATTTTTGACGATGCAGTGTCACATTATGACTTATACTAATTCATGCAAAATTGCAAACCCAAACACAGATTCAATGTTGATTCTAACTTTGGTATTCAAATGTGAATGACAGGAACGAAAAGACCTGGTGATACGTGTTGTATTCATCGGAtgttgctctgataccactctgtttAAGGCTTCCAAAGTTTTACGAAAGGGAGCCAAAGATGCCGAAACTAGTCAAGCCAGTTCGAAGAGTGTAAACGACTTGGTCCCAACCGTTACAAcacggaagaagaagaagaagaggagccCTAAAACAACTCCAACAAGCTTTAATCTTATTCCATCCGTCCCTGATAAATATGAACTGTTTCCTTTTTAGTTATAACAGTATTGCATTTTCACAAAGATTCTAGTTAATAGATTCATGTGGATGACAATGCAGACCATGTTGTAACTGaatgttgatttctatttttttgcaGTGTTTCTATGTTGATCGGGTTGTATATGGCAAGCGCCCGGTCGATCGCGCTTTTCCATCTATAAAAGGATGGACAAGCAAACTCCTAAAGGACAGAGAGAGCCGGGAATTCAACCACTTCCAAAATTACGGATTTGTATACCTTGACGATCTCTACGAGTTAGGATCTGAAATTCATGAAGAAAAGTGGATGCAGACGAAGAAGCTATTCCTCCTTCGTCTGAGACTACTTGTTAGGATCATCGACTGCACATAGTGTTGATTGCCTGTTGCATACATATTGATTTTCATGTAATGCTTATTAAATCAGGCTACTCCTGACGTACCTTTTATCAAGAGAGGACGACGAAAATTGATCTAAAGCTTACTGATGAAGAGAAGGTGATTTATCATTGGTATGCTCGATATTGTTCATGGAGACACCCCAATATCATTGGTATGCTCGATATATGCAGAACTCAATCTTAATGACAAACTACAAAACTGTCATTATTAGTTGGTTTTTAAGTTCATTTTTGAAAGGATGAACTAAAACAATCTAAAAATGATCTTCGTATTTttaaaatgaactaaaaatgACCCTCATGTTATCTAAAAAATGACCCTATTGTGATATAAGAACGTAAA
This window contains:
- the LOC121757868 gene encoding serine/threonine-protein phosphatase 7 long form homolog → MSRYGPEDPSVLHYQHSHISRKAWAGEETTPFNIRRFEGHFWEIDNHHRRVIDYVCRFGFDRVFYCGKALDVDHALITALVERWRPETHTFHLLVGEATITLQVVQVLWALRVDGVPFTGNGYCESGWKSLCDELLGFYPLQREMKENSILASALIHRMSIEPLEDGLEDEAYIQRTRMIVLVLLGGFIYQRTGESKHLYGIGNQHD
- the LOC121756827 gene encoding dual-specificity RNA methyltransferase RlmN-like, translated to MAFKWKSVFDVSAIKSDFEVAGLNPNFIPQIWKHVLKNPDCRWDDIPSLPSAAYHLLDSKFKPSTSTVHAAIDSSDLVTTKLLIKLQNGEFVEAVVMRYDTRLGKYDGKPRLGGPRSTLCVSSQVGCKMGCNFCATGSMGFKSNLTSGEILEQLVHASRISAIRNVVFMGMGEPLNNYSAVVDAIRAMTAFPFQLSPKKITLSTVGIIHGINKLQKDMPNLNLAVSLHAPVQEIRCQIMPAARAFPLERLMNALREYQTTSQQKILIEYIMLDAVNDEEQHAHQLGKLLETLQSVVNLIPFNPIGSLSCYSTSDGQKVIKFQKILRGTYNIRTTIRKQMGQDISGACGQLVIKKPDILTDIEDLRI